One window of Cyanobacterium sp. T60_A2020_053 genomic DNA carries:
- a CDS encoding YchJ family protein — translation MLISNHSLSSQPCPCGSQKPLNQCCDVYLQGQLPAPSAEKLMRSRYTAYCLKNIDYLFNTEHPKYRKPNSRAMITATANSLIWRSLTVLNTEGGKSGDEAGIVEFMAVYQEGESLAQLHERSNFIKEKGKWFYTDGEILPPIQPKKNEPCWCNSGKKFKQCHGKLG, via the coding sequence ATGCTTATTTCTAATCATAGTCTTTCTTCTCAGCCTTGTCCCTGTGGAAGTCAAAAACCATTAAATCAATGTTGTGATGTCTATCTACAAGGACAATTACCAGCGCCCTCCGCCGAAAAACTGATGAGATCGCGCTATACTGCTTACTGTCTTAAAAATATAGATTACCTATTCAACACAGAACATCCTAAGTACCGCAAACCCAATAGTAGAGCAATGATTACGGCTACTGCTAATAGTCTTATCTGGCGCAGTTTAACCGTACTTAATACCGAAGGAGGCAAATCTGGGGATGAAGCAGGGATTGTTGAGTTTATGGCAGTATATCAAGAAGGAGAATCTCTTGCTCAACTGCACGAACGATCTAATTTTATTAAAGAAAAAGGTAAATGGTTTTACACTGATGGAGAAATTTTACCGCCCATTCAACCCAAGAAAAATGAACCTTGTTGGTGCAACAGCGGCAAAAAGTTTAAACAGTGTCACGGTAAACTTGGCTAA